A single region of the Phycisphaerae bacterium RAS1 genome encodes:
- the betC gene encoding Choline-sulfatase gives MGIIPPTMPLTVTVAPCRPICGAAFLLLSVIGCGHGGPIRATLKNGVERPQPAVILFIADGLGADMLERGCAEGWLPNIQRRFVQAGLRVENAMTAVPAITYPSIVTLLTGASPARHEIVGNRWFDPRDFRFRNSLTINTYRAVNRDFESPTVYERLAPAPTAGIQCPIRRGVTKNFANWAASGVMWFFRDYTAVDKLTVDSLPRVVLWANSLSRWPSLLTVYFPGLDTVGHVHGPESEKYRWAAWHVDHQVGRVCDWLESQDLLKSSYIVLTSDHGQVEIRSDGRVDLMALLRDAGRSPTDRQIQDGKLEDRRRHFNAFDTVACWRDGRFGIVHFKGAGGWSDPPTFAEVEAVAARFCQGSQRGAAAAPHGIQLVAYLRSQCEAGLIGPDGAARIIERETTAGVEYAYAPQPADVFGYLATPELAGFVAAGFHSSRDWLGATCRAAIPDVVPHLIPLLRCRRAGQMLVICADGYSLSGERGGHGGLLRREMRVPLLIAGPGIAPGSSLEMSRAVDLTPTLLTLLGRQAAIGDDLEGRALPLRSAD, from the coding sequence ATGGGCATAATCCCGCCCACGATGCCCCTTACCGTGACCGTCGCCCCATGCCGTCCCATTTGTGGCGCGGCGTTCTTGCTGCTCTCGGTCATCGGCTGCGGCCACGGCGGGCCGATTCGAGCGACGCTGAAAAACGGGGTTGAGCGGCCCCAGCCGGCCGTCATCCTGTTCATCGCCGACGGACTCGGCGCCGACATGCTCGAGCGCGGCTGCGCCGAAGGCTGGCTGCCGAACATCCAGCGCCGCTTCGTCCAGGCCGGGCTGCGCGTCGAAAACGCCATGACGGCCGTTCCGGCGATTACCTATCCATCGATCGTAACGCTGCTGACCGGCGCGTCGCCGGCGCGGCACGAGATCGTCGGAAACCGCTGGTTCGATCCGCGCGACTTCCGTTTCCGCAATTCGCTGACCATCAACACGTACCGCGCCGTCAATCGCGACTTCGAATCCCCCACCGTGTACGAACGGCTCGCGCCAGCGCCAACCGCCGGCATCCAGTGCCCCATCCGCCGCGGCGTCACGAAGAACTTCGCCAACTGGGCCGCCTCGGGCGTGATGTGGTTCTTTCGTGACTACACGGCGGTCGACAAGCTGACGGTGGATTCGCTGCCGCGCGTGGTGTTGTGGGCCAACAGCCTCAGCCGCTGGCCGTCGCTTCTGACGGTCTATTTTCCAGGGCTGGATACGGTGGGCCACGTCCACGGGCCGGAGTCGGAGAAATATCGGTGGGCGGCGTGGCACGTGGATCACCAGGTCGGCCGCGTGTGCGACTGGCTGGAGTCGCAGGACCTGCTGAAGTCGAGCTACATAGTCCTCACCAGCGATCACGGGCAGGTCGAGATTCGGTCCGACGGCCGGGTCGACCTGATGGCGCTGCTTCGCGACGCCGGCCGCTCACCGACCGACCGGCAGATTCAGGACGGAAAGCTCGAAGATCGCCGGCGGCACTTCAACGCGTTCGACACGGTTGCGTGCTGGCGCGACGGGCGGTTTGGAATCGTCCACTTCAAAGGCGCGGGCGGATGGAGCGATCCGCCGACCTTTGCCGAGGTGGAAGCCGTCGCGGCGCGGTTCTGTCAGGGCTCGCAGCGCGGTGCGGCGGCCGCGCCGCACGGAATTCAACTGGTCGCGTATCTACGGTCGCAGTGCGAAGCGGGGTTGATCGGACCAGACGGCGCGGCGCGGATCATCGAGCGCGAAACAACGGCGGGCGTTGAATATGCCTACGCGCCACAACCCGCTGACGTGTTCGGTTATCTGGCGACGCCCGAACTGGCCGGCTTCGTCGCTGCCGGGTTCCACTCCAGCCGGGATTGGCTCGGCGCAACGTGCCGGGCTGCGATTCCCGACGTGGTTCCGCACCTGATTCCCCTGCTGCGCTGCCGCCGCGCGGGACAAATGCTGGTTATCTGTGCGGACGGGTACTCGCTGAGCGGCGAGCGGGGCGGACACGGCGGGCTGCTCAGGCGCGAAATGCGCGTGCCGCTGCTGATCGCCGGTCCGGGCATCGCGCCCGGCTCGTCGCTGGAAATGTCGCGGGCCGTGGACCTGACGCCGACGTTGCTTACACTGTTAGGCCGGCAGGCGGCGATCGGCGATGATCTCGAAGGCCGCGCGCTGCCGCTGCGGAGCGCGGACTAG
- a CDS encoding RNA recognition motif (RRM, RBD, or RNP domain), whose amino-acid sequence MGKKLYVGNLAYSVTDADLQQLFGAHGNVTSAQVIMDRDSGRSKGFGFVEMSSPEEAQAAITALNGQQHGGRTLTVNEAKPKESGGGRGFGGGGGGRGGYGGGGGGGRGGYGGGGGGGGRERW is encoded by the coding sequence ATGGGCAAGAAACTGTACGTTGGAAACCTCGCCTACTCGGTCACAGACGCCGACTTGCAGCAGCTTTTCGGAGCGCACGGCAACGTCACGTCCGCACAGGTCATCATGGACCGCGACAGCGGTCGCAGCAAGGGCTTCGGTTTCGTCGAGATGAGCTCGCCGGAAGAGGCCCAGGCCGCGATTACTGCGCTGAACGGCCAGCAGCACGGCGGCCGCACCCTGACCGTCAATGAGGCCAAGCCGAAGGAGAGCGGCGGCGGTCGCGGCTTCGGCGGCGGCGGCGGCGGTCGCGGCGGCTATGGCGGCGGCGGTGGTGGTGGCCGCGGCGGCTATGGCGGTGGCGGCGGCGGCGGCGGCCGCGAACGCTGGTAG